One genomic region from Rosa rugosa chromosome 1, drRosRugo1.1, whole genome shotgun sequence encodes:
- the LOC133725650 gene encoding vacuolar cation/proton exchanger 2-like isoform X1, which yields MPKMGAIGVKVDLESDEEIPFSSSAATNKVEALDFEMVHLPSRPVMPNSWIARHIGMRAVRSIYIVLLKAKINMLLPFGPLAILLHYVTGKHGWVFFFSLLGIIPLAERLGYATEQLAFYTGPTVGGLLNATFGNATEMIISIYALKNGMIRVVQQSLLGSILSNMLLVLGCAFFSGGIVHYNKVQVFNKSAAVVNSGLLLMAVMGIMFPAVLHFTHTEVHFGKSELALSRFSSCIMLVAYASYLFFQLRSHRSLYNPINEEGDNDEDCDEDEIPEITHWEAIGWLSVLTVWVSILSGYLVDAIQGASDSFNIPVAFISVILLPIVGNAAEHASAIMFAMKDKLDITLGVAIGSSTQISMFVIPFCVVVGWIMGERMDLNFQLFETATLFITVLVVAFMLQEGTSNYFKGLMLILCYLIVAASFFVHVDPSNDAN from the exons ATGCCCAAG ATGGGAGCCATAGGTGTAAAGGTAGACCTTGAATCGGATGAGGAGATCCCATTTAGCTCATCAGCGGCTACGAATAAAGTAGAGGCCTTGGATTTTGAGATGGTTCATTTGCCTTCGCGGCCAGTTATGCCAAACTCATGGATTGCAAGACATATAGGGATGAGAGCTGTGAGGAGTATTTATATTGTCTTATTAAAAGCAAAGATCAACATGTTGCTACCATTCGGTCCACTGGCAATTCTGCTACATTACGTTACTGGAAAGCAT GGATGGGTCTTTTTCTTCAGCTTATTGGGCATCATACCTTTGGCAGAGCGTCTAGGATATGCGACTGA GCAACTCGCTTTCTACACAGGGCCAACAG TTGGGGGACTTTTAAATGCCACATTTGGAAATGCAACAGAAATGATCATATCGATTTATGCATTGAAGAATGGAATGATTAGGGTTGTTCAACAATCGTTGTTGGGGTCAATCTTGTCAAACATGCTCTTAGTTCTGGGTTGTGCCTTCTTCTCTGGTGGGATCGTTCATTACAATAAAGTTCAGGTGTTCAACAAG TCGGCTGCCGTCGTGAATTCTGGATTGTTGTTGATGGCTGTAATGGGGATAATGTTTCCAGCTGTGCTTCATTTTACACACACAGAGGTGCATTTTGGGAAGTCAGAGTTGGCTCTTTCAAGATTTAGTAGCTGTATAATGCTAGTGGCATATGCAAGCTACCTTTTCTTTCAACTTAGAAGTCATCGTAGTCTTTATAACCCCATTAATGAG GAAGGAGACAATGATGAAGATTGTGATGAGGATGAGATTCCTGAGATAACTCACTGGGAAGCAATTGGCTGGCTTTCTGTTTTAACTGTGTGGGTGTCCATTTTGTCCGGATACCTTGTCGATGCCATCCAG GGAGCATCAGACTCTTTCAACATTCCTGTGGCATTTATCAGTGTCATTTTGCTCCCTATTGTAGGAAATGCTGCAGAGCATGCAAGTGCTATCATGTTTGCCATGAAGGATAAGCTT GACATTACACTTGGAGTTGCGATTGGATCATCGACACAAATATCCATGTTTGTG ATTCCCTTCTGTGTGGTTGTTGGTTGGATCATGGGAGAGCGAATGGACTTGAATTTTCAACTCTTTGAGACTGCTACACTCTTTATCACCGTGCTTGTAGTGGCATTTATGTTGCAG GAAGGGACGTCAAACTACTTCAAAGGATTGATGCTTATCCTGTGTTATCTCATAGTTGCAGCCAGTTTTTTTGTACATGTAGATCCTTCAAATG ATGCTAACTAA
- the LOC133725650 gene encoding vacuolar cation/proton exchanger 2-like isoform X2, with product MGAIGVKVDLESDEEIPFSSSAATNKVEALDFEMVHLPSRPVMPNSWIARHIGMRAVRSIYIVLLKAKINMLLPFGPLAILLHYVTGKHGWVFFFSLLGIIPLAERLGYATEQLAFYTGPTVGGLLNATFGNATEMIISIYALKNGMIRVVQQSLLGSILSNMLLVLGCAFFSGGIVHYNKVQVFNKSAAVVNSGLLLMAVMGIMFPAVLHFTHTEVHFGKSELALSRFSSCIMLVAYASYLFFQLRSHRSLYNPINEEGDNDEDCDEDEIPEITHWEAIGWLSVLTVWVSILSGYLVDAIQGASDSFNIPVAFISVILLPIVGNAAEHASAIMFAMKDKLDITLGVAIGSSTQISMFVIPFCVVVGWIMGERMDLNFQLFETATLFITVLVVAFMLQEGTSNYFKGLMLILCYLIVAASFFVHVDPSNDAN from the exons ATGGGAGCCATAGGTGTAAAGGTAGACCTTGAATCGGATGAGGAGATCCCATTTAGCTCATCAGCGGCTACGAATAAAGTAGAGGCCTTGGATTTTGAGATGGTTCATTTGCCTTCGCGGCCAGTTATGCCAAACTCATGGATTGCAAGACATATAGGGATGAGAGCTGTGAGGAGTATTTATATTGTCTTATTAAAAGCAAAGATCAACATGTTGCTACCATTCGGTCCACTGGCAATTCTGCTACATTACGTTACTGGAAAGCAT GGATGGGTCTTTTTCTTCAGCTTATTGGGCATCATACCTTTGGCAGAGCGTCTAGGATATGCGACTGA GCAACTCGCTTTCTACACAGGGCCAACAG TTGGGGGACTTTTAAATGCCACATTTGGAAATGCAACAGAAATGATCATATCGATTTATGCATTGAAGAATGGAATGATTAGGGTTGTTCAACAATCGTTGTTGGGGTCAATCTTGTCAAACATGCTCTTAGTTCTGGGTTGTGCCTTCTTCTCTGGTGGGATCGTTCATTACAATAAAGTTCAGGTGTTCAACAAG TCGGCTGCCGTCGTGAATTCTGGATTGTTGTTGATGGCTGTAATGGGGATAATGTTTCCAGCTGTGCTTCATTTTACACACACAGAGGTGCATTTTGGGAAGTCAGAGTTGGCTCTTTCAAGATTTAGTAGCTGTATAATGCTAGTGGCATATGCAAGCTACCTTTTCTTTCAACTTAGAAGTCATCGTAGTCTTTATAACCCCATTAATGAG GAAGGAGACAATGATGAAGATTGTGATGAGGATGAGATTCCTGAGATAACTCACTGGGAAGCAATTGGCTGGCTTTCTGTTTTAACTGTGTGGGTGTCCATTTTGTCCGGATACCTTGTCGATGCCATCCAG GGAGCATCAGACTCTTTCAACATTCCTGTGGCATTTATCAGTGTCATTTTGCTCCCTATTGTAGGAAATGCTGCAGAGCATGCAAGTGCTATCATGTTTGCCATGAAGGATAAGCTT GACATTACACTTGGAGTTGCGATTGGATCATCGACACAAATATCCATGTTTGTG ATTCCCTTCTGTGTGGTTGTTGGTTGGATCATGGGAGAGCGAATGGACTTGAATTTTCAACTCTTTGAGACTGCTACACTCTTTATCACCGTGCTTGTAGTGGCATTTATGTTGCAG GAAGGGACGTCAAACTACTTCAAAGGATTGATGCTTATCCTGTGTTATCTCATAGTTGCAGCCAGTTTTTTTGTACATGTAGATCCTTCAAATG ATGCTAACTAA
- the LOC133731393 gene encoding uncharacterized protein LOC133731393, with the protein MSIFSDSNSESFFWMIPFDQLHKTRNSLEHQRLSDFVFVQYNLQLRQMVHKNKEHEYVDPISFDNTSTVEDWVTETDMYLEDNENTDWKALEPPSYNSRLLELSVDEAEDLGSGFDDNEIFLNGLQLVKEERRT; encoded by the exons ATGTCTATTTTCA GTGATTCCAACTCTGAGAGTTTCTTTTGGATGATTCCTTTTGACCAACTGCACAAGACAAGGAACAGCTTAGAGCATCAACGGCTTAGTGATTTTGTCTTTGTTCAGTACAACTTGCAACTAAGACAGAT GGTTCATAAGAACAAAGAGCATGAGTATGTGGATCCTATATCATTTGACAACACCAGCACTGTTGAAGACTGGGTAACAGAGACTGACATGTACCTAGAAGACAATGAAAATACTGATTGGAAGGCACTTGAACCGCCCTCTTATAATTCGAGGCTTTTAGAACTTTCAGTTGATGAAGCTGAAGACTTGGGTTCAG GGTTTGATGATAACGAGATTTTCTTAAACGGATTGCAATTGGTTAAAGAAGAACGCAGAACCTAA